In one window of Arachis ipaensis cultivar K30076 chromosome B06, Araip1.1, whole genome shotgun sequence DNA:
- the LOC107604995 gene encoding omega-hydroxypalmitate O-feruloyl transferase — MAMTNGNSGGFKVSVKLTSEPSLVAPAEETKKGMYFLSNLDQNIAVIVRTVYCFKSAERGNEKAAVVMKNALKKVLVEYYPLAGRLSISSEGKLIVDCTGEGALYVEAEANCEMEEIGDITKPDPATLGMLVYNIPDAKHILQMPPLVAQVTKFKCGGFSVGLCMNHCMFDGIGAMEFVNSWGEVARELPLSIPPFLDRSILKAREPPKIEFIHKEFADIEDKSSTNTLYEDDMVYRSFCFDPEKLKSLKAKAMEDGVLDSCTTFEVLSAFVWIARTKALKMLPNQETKLLFAVDGRAKFNPPLPKGYFGNGIVLTNSVCQAGELTEKPFSYAVSLIQNAIKMVTDSYMRSAIDYFEVTRARPSLACTLLITTWSRLSFHTTDFGWGEPVLSGPVSLPEKEVILFLSHGIERRNINVLLGLPAPVMKIFQDLMMQI, encoded by the exons ATGGCAATGACAAATGGAAACAGCGGCGGTTTCAAAGTAAGCGTGAAGCTAACAAGTGAACCAAGTCTAGTTGCTCCAgcagaagaaacaaagaaaggaaTGTATTTTCTATCTAACCTTGACCAGAACATTGCGGTGATCGTGAGAACCGTATACTGCTTCAAAAGCGCGGAGAGGGGGAACGAGAAGGCGGCGGTTGTGATGAAGAACGCGTTGAAGAAGGTGCTTGTAGAGTATTACCCTCTTGCTGGGAGGCTGAGCATAAGTTCAGAGGGGAAGCTTATAGTGGACTGCACAGGTGAGGGTGCACTGTATGTGGAAGCTGAAGCAAACTGTGAAATGGAAGAGATTGGTGATATCACAAAGCCAGACCCTGCTACTCTTGGTATGTTGGTTTATAACATACCTGATGCAAAGCACATACTTCAGATGCCTCCTTTGGTTGcccag GTGACTAAGTTCAAGTGTGGAGGATTCTCTGTTGGATTGTGCATGAACCACTGCATGTTTGATGGAATAGGAGCCATGGAGTTTGTGAACTCATGGGGAGAAGTAGCAAGAGAGCTTCCACTCTCAATTCCTCCATTCCTAGACAGAAGCATTCTGAAGGCAAGGGAGCCACCAAAGATAGAGTTTATTCACAAAGAATTTGCTGACATAGAAGACAAGTCAAGCACCAACACCTTGTATGAAGATGACATGGTTTATAGGTCCTTCTGCTTTGACCCTGAGAAGCTCAAGAGCCTCAAGGCTAAGGCAATGGAAGATGGGGTTCTTGATTCTTGCACCACTTTTGAAGTGCTCTCTGCGTTTGTCTGGATTGCAAGAACCAAGGCTCTCAAGATGTTGCCGAACCAAGAGACTAAGCTTCTCTTTGCTGTTGATGGCAGGGCCAAGTTTAATCCTCCTCTTCCCAAAGGATATTTTGGAAATGGAATTGTGCTCACAAATTCTGTCTGCCAAGCAG GTGAACTTACAGAAAAGCCCTTCTCGTATGCTGTGAGTCTAATTCAAAATGCAATAAAGATGGTGACAGACAGTTATATGAGATCAGCAATAGATTATTTTGAGGTGACAAGGGCAAGGCCATCACTGGCATGCACCCTTTTGATCACAACATGGTCAAGGTTGTCATTTCACACCACTGATTTTGGTTGGGGTGAGCCTGTTCTCTCAGGCCCAGTTTCATTGCCTGAGAAGGAAGTCATCTTGTTCCTTTCTCATGGCATTGAGAGGAGAAACATCAATGTCCTTCTTGGTTTGCCTGCTCCTGTCATGAAGATCTTCCAAGACTTGATGATGCAGATCTAA